In Streptomyces sp. SN-593, a single genomic region encodes these proteins:
- a CDS encoding gamma-glutamylcyclotransferase produces MSLYAAYGSNLDARLMTRRAPHSPLRGTGWLDGWRLTFGGEQMGWEGALATVVEAPGEQVFVGLYDIAEVDEESMDRWEGVPLGIYRRTTLRVHTLDGDAAAWLYVLNDYEGGLPSARYLGELADAAESAGAPYDYVMELRKRPC; encoded by the coding sequence ATGTCGCTCTACGCCGCCTACGGAAGCAATCTCGACGCGCGGCTGATGACGCGCCGCGCCCCGCACTCCCCGCTGCGCGGCACCGGGTGGCTGGACGGGTGGCGACTGACCTTCGGCGGCGAGCAGATGGGCTGGGAGGGCGCGCTGGCCACGGTCGTGGAGGCGCCGGGCGAGCAGGTCTTCGTCGGCCTGTACGACATCGCCGAGGTGGACGAGGAGTCCATGGACCGGTGGGAGGGCGTACCGCTGGGCATCTACCGGCGGACGACCCTGCGCGTGCACACCCTCGACGGTGACGCGGCGGCGTGGCTGTACGTCCTCAACGACTACGAGGGCGGCCTGCCCTCCGCCCGCTACCTCGGCGAACTCGCCGACGCCGCCGAGTCGGCCGGGGCGCCGTACGACTACGTGATGGAGCTGCGCAAGCGGCCCTGCTGA
- a CDS encoding NAD(P)H-quinone dehydrogenase, whose translation MEYVTRIVIIGGGPGGYEAALVAAQLGAEVTVVDTDGLGGASVLTDCVPSKTLIATAEVMTTFDSSYEELGIIVGDDTPPLERSARVVGVDLGKVNRRVKRLALAQSHDIAAAVTRAGARVMRGRGRLEGCPTAEGTRCVVVEAADGSSERLTADAVLVATGARPRELPDALPDGERILNWTQVYNLDELPEELVVVGSGVTGAEFAGAYQALGARVTLVSSRDRVLPGEDPDAAAVLEDVFRRRGMNVMARSRAQSVKRVGDRVEVALADGRVITGTHCLMAVGAIPNTAGMGLEEAGVKLTESGHIRTDKVSRTSAPGVYAAGDVTGIFALASVAAMQGRIAMYHFLGDAVAPLNLKTVSSNVFTDPEIATVGYTQADVDAERIEANAVKLPLLRNPRAKMQGVRDGFVKLFCRPGTGIVVGGVVVAPKASELIHPISIAVDNSLTVEQIANAFTVYPSLSGSVAEVARQLHTRKTGSGG comes from the coding sequence ATGGAGTACGTGACTCGGATCGTGATCATTGGTGGCGGACCCGGCGGCTACGAAGCCGCGCTCGTAGCGGCGCAGCTCGGCGCGGAGGTGACCGTCGTGGACACCGACGGCCTGGGCGGCGCGTCGGTGCTGACCGACTGCGTGCCGTCCAAGACCCTCATCGCCACCGCCGAGGTGATGACGACCTTCGACTCCTCCTACGAGGAGCTGGGCATCATCGTCGGCGACGACACGCCGCCGCTGGAACGTTCCGCCAGGGTGGTGGGGGTGGACCTCGGCAAGGTGAACCGCCGGGTCAAGCGGCTCGCGCTCGCCCAGTCGCACGACATCGCCGCGGCCGTGACCCGGGCCGGCGCCCGGGTGATGCGCGGCCGGGGCCGGCTGGAGGGCTGCCCGACGGCCGAGGGCACCCGCTGCGTCGTGGTCGAGGCCGCCGACGGCAGTTCCGAGCGGCTGACCGCGGACGCGGTGCTGGTCGCGACCGGCGCCCGCCCGCGCGAGCTCCCGGACGCGCTGCCCGACGGCGAGCGCATCCTGAACTGGACCCAGGTCTACAACCTCGACGAGCTGCCCGAGGAACTCGTCGTGGTCGGCTCCGGCGTCACCGGCGCGGAGTTCGCGGGCGCGTACCAGGCGCTCGGCGCGCGCGTCACGCTCGTCTCCTCCCGCGACCGGGTGCTGCCGGGCGAGGACCCGGACGCCGCCGCCGTCCTGGAGGACGTCTTCCGCCGCCGCGGCATGAACGTGATGGCCCGCTCCCGCGCGCAGTCGGTGAAGCGGGTGGGCGACCGGGTCGAGGTCGCGCTCGCCGACGGCCGGGTGATCACCGGCACGCACTGCCTGATGGCGGTCGGCGCGATCCCCAACACCGCCGGGATGGGCCTGGAGGAGGCCGGCGTCAAACTGACGGAGTCCGGGCACATCAGGACCGACAAGGTCTCCCGCACCAGCGCCCCCGGCGTCTACGCGGCCGGCGACGTGACCGGCATCTTCGCGCTCGCCTCGGTCGCCGCGATGCAGGGCCGGATCGCGATGTACCACTTCCTCGGCGACGCGGTGGCGCCGCTGAACCTCAAGACGGTCTCCTCCAACGTCTTCACCGACCCGGAGATCGCCACCGTCGGCTACACCCAGGCCGACGTGGACGCCGAGCGGATCGAGGCGAACGCGGTCAAGCTGCCGCTGCTGCGCAACCCGCGGGCGAAGATGCAGGGCGTGCGGGACGGCTTCGTCAAGCTCTTCTGCCGCCCGGGCACCGGGATCGTGGTCGGCGGTGTGGTGGTCGCCCCCAAGGCGAGCGAGCTGATCCACCCCATCTCGATCGCCGTCGACAACAGCCTCACCGTGGAGCAGATCGCCAACGCGTTCACCGTCTACCCGTCGCTGTCCGGTTCGGTCGCCGAGGTCGCACGCCAGCTCCACACCCGCAAGACCGGCTCCGGCGGCTGA
- a CDS encoding DeoR/GlpR family DNA-binding transcription regulator: MVRANGAVSLRELARVVQTSEVTVRRDVRALEAEGLLDRRHGGAVLPGGFTRESGFPQKSHLATAEKTAIADLAAGLVGEGEAIVVGAGTTTQELARRLARVPGLTVVTNSLLVAQALAHANRVEVVMTGGTLRGSNYGLVGSGAEQSLQGLRVSRAFLSGAGLTAERGLSTSNMLSASVDRALVQAAAEVVVLADHTKLGTDTMFQTVPTDQITHLVTDEPEQDDERAGTELQALADRGVQVAVAALPGAGTGAVATTADGLPSGRGLPGPRRHHPLRGTQPLGGAADSPAARLADVRRR; the protein is encoded by the coding sequence ATGGTGCGGGCCAACGGAGCGGTGTCGCTCCGGGAGCTCGCCCGGGTCGTCCAGACGTCCGAAGTGACCGTGCGCAGGGACGTACGGGCGCTGGAGGCGGAAGGACTTTTGGACCGCCGGCACGGCGGTGCGGTGCTGCCGGGTGGCTTCACCAGGGAGTCCGGCTTCCCGCAGAAATCCCATCTAGCGACCGCGGAGAAGACGGCCATCGCCGATCTCGCGGCCGGTCTCGTCGGAGAGGGCGAGGCGATCGTGGTCGGTGCGGGCACCACCACGCAGGAACTGGCCAGACGGCTGGCCCGGGTGCCCGGGCTGACCGTGGTCACCAACTCCCTGCTGGTGGCCCAGGCGCTGGCGCACGCCAACCGTGTCGAGGTGGTGATGACCGGGGGCACCCTGCGCGGCTCGAACTACGGGCTGGTCGGCAGCGGCGCCGAGCAGTCGCTGCAGGGACTGCGGGTGTCCCGGGCGTTTCTGTCCGGCGCGGGACTGACCGCCGAGCGCGGGCTGTCCACGTCCAACATGCTCTCCGCGAGCGTGGACCGGGCGCTGGTGCAGGCCGCCGCGGAGGTCGTGGTGCTCGCCGACCACACCAAGCTCGGCACGGACACGATGTTCCAGACCGTGCCGACCGACCAGATCACCCATCTCGTCACGGACGAGCCCGAGCAGGACGACGAGCGGGCCGGCACGGAGTTGCAGGCGCTGGCCGACCGGGGTGTGCAGGTCGCCGTGGCCGCCCTGCCCGGCGCGGGCACCGGCGCGGTGGCCACCACCGCGGACGGGCTCCCCTCCGGGCGCGGTCTGCCGGGGCCGCGGCGGCACCATCCGCTGCGCGGCACCCAGCCGTTGGGGGGCGCCGCGGACAGCCCGGCCGCGCGGCTCGCCGACGTACGCCGCCGCTGA
- a CDS encoding TetR/AcrR family transcriptional regulator, with translation MRADAQRNYDRLLEEARQAFIVHGTDVALEDIARHAGVGIGTLYRHFPNRYSLMNGVFHREIDALAARAEELTTAADPTEALTSWLYAIAAHSTLYRGMAAAIGEASDAQMPACKVLLREAGGKLLARAQREGAVREDIRIGDLLKLTYAVVQAAEKDPAEKGVFRRLMTLMMEGIRVRTPAPGTRAAPRDERPATATAASAARGAHA, from the coding sequence ATGCGGGCGGACGCGCAGCGCAACTACGACCGGTTGCTCGAAGAGGCCCGGCAGGCGTTCATCGTGCACGGCACCGATGTCGCGCTGGAGGACATCGCCCGGCACGCCGGGGTCGGCATCGGCACCCTGTACCGGCACTTTCCCAACCGCTACAGCCTGATGAACGGGGTCTTCCACCGCGAGATCGACGCGCTCGCCGCGCGCGCGGAGGAGCTGACGACCGCGGCCGACCCGACCGAGGCCCTCACCTCGTGGCTGTACGCGATCGCGGCGCACTCCACGCTCTACCGCGGCATGGCCGCCGCCATCGGCGAGGCGTCGGACGCGCAGATGCCCGCCTGCAAGGTGCTGCTGCGCGAGGCGGGCGGGAAGCTGCTGGCGCGCGCCCAGCGGGAGGGGGCCGTGCGCGAGGACATCCGGATCGGCGACCTGCTCAAGCTGACCTACGCGGTGGTGCAGGCGGCGGAGAAGGACCCCGCGGAGAAGGGGGTGTTCCGGCGGCTCATGACCCTGATGATGGAGGGCATCCGGGTACGGACCCCGGCACCCGGCACACGCGCGGCGCCCCGGGACGAGCGCCCCGCGACGGCCACGGCCGCCTCCGCGGCGCGCGGCGCCCACGCCTGA
- a CDS encoding MFS transporter, with product MPTPTTRDPDPAHHTTPAHGAGAAVPDRSTAATAKGPSGHPYLVLGAIVGTQLMILLDATVVNVALPGIGSHLGFSATGMSWVLNVYTLAFGGLLLLGSRIGDLIGRRGAMVWGVAAFTVASIAGGLANDATTLLIARGLQGAAAALAAPSTLALIATSFAEGAERNRALSVFSAVSGAGSAIGLTAGGILTDLGSWRWVFFVNVPVGAAILLLAPRFIKETERHRGGRFDIAGALTGTLGMATLVYGFIRVGESRWTDGRALTSFVIAVALLGAFLLNETRVERPLVVLRLFADRNRAIAYSVMLLVPAAMFGVFYFSTQYLQTYLHFSPLRTGFAFLPLAGLLFVAARLAPRMLGRFGAKTVVAIGLPLNLAGTVWITQLSPSDGYAAGLLGPLMLVGFGVGWTMMPLNTFILSGVRPQEAGSASGLLQTMQQVGGSLGLSVLVTVFGTVSRHAHGDAFISGATAAFTLAAVFVSAALVMVLLLKAPPRPALR from the coding sequence ATGCCCACGCCCACCACGCGTGACCCCGACCCCGCGCACCACACGACCCCCGCACACGGCGCCGGCGCCGCCGTCCCGGACCGCTCGACCGCCGCCACCGCGAAGGGCCCGAGCGGCCATCCCTACCTCGTCCTGGGCGCCATCGTCGGCACCCAGCTGATGATCCTGCTCGACGCCACCGTGGTGAACGTCGCGCTCCCCGGCATCGGCTCCCACCTGGGGTTCTCGGCGACCGGCATGTCCTGGGTGCTCAACGTCTACACCCTCGCCTTCGGCGGCCTGCTGCTGCTCGGCAGCCGGATAGGCGACCTGATAGGCCGGCGCGGCGCGATGGTCTGGGGCGTCGCCGCCTTCACGGTCGCCTCGATCGCGGGCGGCCTGGCGAACGACGCCACCACCCTGCTGATCGCCCGCGGACTACAGGGCGCGGCCGCCGCGCTGGCCGCCCCCAGCACCCTGGCCCTGATCGCCACCTCCTTCGCCGAGGGCGCCGAGCGCAACCGCGCGCTGAGCGTCTTCTCCGCGGTCTCCGGGGCGGGCTCCGCGATCGGCCTGACCGCCGGCGGCATCCTCACCGACCTGGGCTCCTGGCGCTGGGTGTTCTTCGTCAACGTGCCGGTGGGCGCGGCGATCCTGCTGCTGGCGCCGCGCTTCATCAAGGAGACCGAGCGCCACCGGGGCGGCCGCTTCGACATCGCGGGCGCGCTCACCGGCACGCTCGGGATGGCCACCCTGGTCTACGGCTTCATCCGGGTCGGCGAGAGCCGGTGGACCGACGGCCGGGCACTCACCTCGTTCGTCATCGCGGTGGCGCTGCTCGGCGCGTTCCTCCTCAACGAGACGCGGGTCGAGCGGCCGCTGGTGGTGCTGCGGCTGTTCGCCGACCGCAACCGCGCCATCGCCTACAGCGTGATGCTGCTGGTGCCGGCCGCGATGTTCGGCGTCTTCTACTTCAGCACCCAGTACCTCCAGACGTACCTGCACTTCAGCCCGTTGCGGACCGGCTTCGCGTTCCTGCCGCTGGCCGGGCTGCTCTTCGTCGCCGCGCGGCTCGCGCCGCGCATGCTCGGCCGGTTCGGCGCGAAGACGGTGGTGGCCATCGGGCTGCCGCTCAACCTGGCGGGCACGGTCTGGATCACCCAGCTCAGCCCGTCCGACGGCTACGCGGCCGGACTGCTCGGCCCGCTGATGCTGGTCGGCTTCGGGGTCGGCTGGACGATGATGCCGCTCAACACCTTCATCCTGTCCGGCGTACGGCCCCAGGAGGCCGGCTCCGCGTCGGGCCTGCTCCAGACGATGCAGCAGGTCGGCGGCAGCCTCGGCCTGTCCGTCCTGGTCACCGTCTTCGGCACCGTCTCCCGGCACGCGCACGGCGACGCGTTCATCAGCGGCGCCACCGCGGCCTTCACCCTGGCGGCGGTCTTCGTCTCCGCCGCGCTGGTGATGGTGCTGCTGCTCAAGGCGCCCCCGAGGCCCGCGCTGCGCTGA
- a CDS encoding acetyl/propionyl/methylcrotonyl-CoA carboxylase subunit alpha — MRKVLIANRGEIAVRVARACRDAGIGSVAVYAEPDRDAVHVRVADEAYALGGDTPATSYLDIGKVLAAAAESGADAVHPGYGFLSENAEFAQAVLDAGLTWIGPPPHAIRDLGDKVAARHIAQRAGAPLVAGTSDPVSGAEEVVAFAKEHGLPIAIKAAFGGGGRGLKVARTLEEVPELYDSAVREAVAAFGRGECFVERYLDRPRHVETQCLADTHGNVVVVSTRDCSLQRRHQKLVEEAPAPWLSEEQNAQLYSASKAILREAGYVGAGTCEFLVGQDGTISFLEVNTRLQVEHPVTEEVSGIDLVREMFRIADGEALGYDDPPLRGHSFEFRINGEDPGRNFLPAPGTVTVFTPPSGPGVRLDAGVESGSVIGPAWDSLLAKLVVSGATREQALQRAARALGEFTVEGMATAIPFHRAVVVDPAFAPVDGNPFRVHTRWIETEFVNTIPPFAGPAVDEEENGGRETVVVEVGGKRLEVSLPAHLGMTLARTGLAAGAKPKRRAAAKATAAASGDTLASPMQGTIVKIAAEEGQKVAEGDLIVVLEAMKMEQPLNAHRSGTIVGLKAEVGSSVSSGAVICEIKD, encoded by the coding sequence GTGCGCAAGGTGCTCATCGCCAACCGCGGTGAAATCGCTGTCCGTGTCGCTCGTGCGTGCCGGGATGCCGGCATCGGCAGTGTCGCGGTGTACGCGGAGCCGGACCGGGACGCGGTCCACGTCCGGGTGGCCGACGAGGCGTACGCGTTGGGTGGTGACACCCCGGCGACCAGCTATCTCGACATCGGGAAGGTGCTGGCGGCGGCAGCCGAGTCGGGGGCCGACGCGGTCCATCCCGGTTACGGGTTCCTGTCGGAGAACGCCGAGTTCGCGCAGGCCGTGCTGGACGCGGGGCTGACCTGGATCGGCCCGCCGCCGCACGCGATCCGGGACCTGGGTGACAAGGTGGCGGCCCGTCACATCGCCCAGCGCGCGGGCGCCCCGCTGGTCGCGGGGACGTCCGACCCGGTCTCCGGCGCGGAGGAGGTCGTGGCCTTCGCCAAGGAGCACGGCCTGCCCATCGCGATCAAGGCCGCGTTCGGCGGGGGCGGTCGCGGCCTGAAGGTCGCGCGCACCCTGGAGGAGGTCCCGGAGCTGTACGACTCCGCGGTCCGCGAGGCGGTGGCCGCGTTCGGCCGCGGCGAGTGCTTCGTGGAGCGGTACCTGGACCGGCCCCGGCACGTAGAGACGCAGTGCCTGGCCGACACGCACGGGAACGTCGTGGTGGTCTCCACCCGCGACTGCTCCCTCCAGCGCCGCCACCAGAAGCTGGTGGAGGAGGCCCCGGCGCCGTGGCTGTCCGAGGAGCAGAACGCGCAGCTCTACAGCGCCTCGAAGGCGATCCTGCGGGAGGCCGGCTACGTCGGCGCGGGCACCTGCGAGTTCCTGGTCGGCCAGGACGGCACGATCTCCTTCCTGGAGGTCAACACCCGCCTGCAGGTCGAGCACCCGGTCACCGAGGAGGTCTCCGGGATCGACCTGGTCCGGGAGATGTTCCGCATCGCCGACGGGGAGGCGCTGGGCTACGACGACCCGCCGCTGCGCGGGCACTCGTTCGAGTTCCGGATCAACGGCGAGGACCCGGGCCGCAACTTCCTGCCCGCGCCGGGCACGGTGACGGTGTTCACGCCGCCGTCGGGCCCCGGGGTGCGGCTGGACGCGGGCGTGGAGTCCGGGAGCGTGATCGGCCCCGCGTGGGACTCGCTGCTGGCGAAGCTGGTGGTCTCCGGCGCGACGCGTGAGCAGGCGCTGCAACGGGCCGCCCGCGCGCTGGGCGAGTTCACCGTCGAGGGCATGGCGACCGCGATCCCGTTCCACCGCGCGGTGGTGGTCGACCCGGCGTTCGCGCCGGTGGACGGGAACCCGTTCCGCGTGCACACCCGGTGGATCGAGACGGAGTTCGTGAACACGATCCCGCCGTTCGCCGGCCCGGCCGTGGACGAGGAGGAGAACGGCGGCCGCGAGACCGTCGTGGTCGAGGTGGGCGGCAAGCGCCTGGAGGTCTCCCTGCCCGCGCACCTGGGGATGACGCTGGCCCGCACCGGGCTGGCCGCGGGCGCCAAGCCCAAGCGCCGGGCCGCGGCGAAGGCGACCGCGGCGGCCTCCGGCGACACCCTGGCCTCGCCCATGCAGGGCACCATCGTGAAGATCGCCGCCGAGGAGGGCCAGAAGGTCGCCGAGGGCGACCTGATCGTGGTCCTGGAGGCGATGAAGATGGAGCAGCCGCTCAACGCGCACCGCTCCGGCACCATCGTCGGCCTGAAGGCGGAGGTCGGCTCCTCGGTCTCCTCCGGCGCCGTCATCTGCGAGATCAAGGACTGA
- a CDS encoding nucleoside triphosphate pyrophosphatase, whose protein sequence is MTSTPRRALVLASASPARLGLLRQAGLDPRVVVSGVDEEAITAPSPAELARVLAEAKATAVAEGGLLAGGELVVGCDSVLELDGRALGKPKDAAEATRRWQEMRGRSGVLRTGHCVIDTADGRRVSRTASTTVHFGTPDDDEVAAYVAGGEPLHVAGAFTLDGRSAPFVEGIEGDPGNVIGLSLPLLRTLLAELGTRITDLWT, encoded by the coding sequence GTGACCTCGACACCCCGCCGCGCCCTCGTCCTCGCCTCCGCCTCGCCCGCCCGCCTCGGGCTGCTGCGACAGGCGGGCCTCGACCCCCGGGTGGTGGTCTCCGGCGTCGACGAGGAGGCGATCACCGCGCCCTCCCCCGCCGAGCTGGCCCGCGTGCTGGCCGAGGCGAAGGCGACCGCGGTCGCGGAGGGCGGGCTGCTGGCGGGCGGTGAACTCGTGGTCGGCTGCGACTCGGTGCTCGAACTCGACGGCCGCGCGCTGGGCAAGCCGAAGGACGCGGCCGAGGCCACGCGGCGGTGGCAGGAGATGCGCGGCCGCAGCGGGGTGCTCCGCACGGGGCACTGCGTCATCGACACGGCCGACGGCCGCCGGGTCTCCCGGACCGCCTCCACCACGGTGCACTTCGGCACCCCGGACGACGACGAGGTCGCGGCCTACGTCGCCGGCGGAGAACCCCTCCACGTCGCCGGGGCCTTCACCCTCGACGGCCGCTCGGCCCCCTTCGTCGAGGGCATCGAGGGCGACCCGGGCAACGTCATCGGCCTGTCCCTCCCCCTCCTGCGCACCCTCCTGGCCGAACTGGGCACCCGGATCACCGACCTGTGGACCTGA
- the mmpB gene encoding morphogenic membrane protein MmpB: MLWSDDQPRGRDEELRRAQVMVRRAMLVLAVAAVVGMAVAAWHL; encoded by the coding sequence ATGCTCTGGTCCGACGATCAGCCCCGCGGGCGCGACGAGGAGCTGCGCCGCGCCCAGGTGATGGTGCGCCGGGCGATGCTGGTCCTCGCGGTCGCGGCGGTCGTGGGCATGGCGGTGGCCGCCTGGCACCTGTGA
- a CDS encoding acyl-CoA carboxylase epsilon subunit yields the protein MMIKVERGRPTPEELAAVVALVQARAAAADPDGGGRPSARSAWSDPARRVPGVASRPGPAAWRTSGWPA from the coding sequence ATGATGATCAAGGTGGAGCGGGGGCGGCCGACCCCGGAGGAGCTGGCGGCGGTGGTCGCGCTGGTCCAGGCGCGGGCGGCGGCGGCCGACCCGGACGGCGGCGGCCGACCGTCCGCCAGGAGTGCCTGGTCCGACCCGGCGCGCAGGGTGCCGGGCGTCGCGTCCCGCCCGGGGCCGGCGGCGTGGCGCACCTCGGGGTGGCCGGCCTGA
- a CDS encoding acyl-CoA carboxylase subunit beta: MAEPQYDIHTTAGKLADLRHRIEEATHAGSRRAVEKQHAKGKLTARERIELLLDEGSFTELDELARHRSTNFGLEANRPYGDGVVTGYGTVEGRPVAVFSQDFTVFGGALGEVFGEKIVKVMDFALKTGCPVIGINDSGGARIQEGVTSLGMYGEIFRRNTHASGVIPQISLIVGPCAGGAVYSPAITDFVVMVDQTSHMFITGPDVIKTVTGEDVGMEELGGARTHNTTSGNAHHLSGDEKDAFEYVKALLSYLPSNNLEEPPAFPAEADLEPTDEDRELDTLIPDSANQPYDMHKVVEHVLDDGEFLETQALFAPNILTGLGRIEGRPVGVVANQPLQFAGCLDINASEKAARFVRTCDSFNIPVVTFVDVPGFLPGTSQEWDGIIRRGAKLIYAYAEATVPLITIITRKAYGGAYDVMGSKHLGADLNLAWPTAQIAVMGAQGAVNILHRRTLAEAATPEEADELRQRLVTDYEDTLLNPYVAAERGYVDAVVEPSRTRAHLVKALRTLRNKRESLPPKKHGNIPL, translated from the coding sequence ATGGCCGAGCCGCAGTACGACATCCACACGACGGCGGGCAAGCTCGCCGACCTGCGCCACCGGATCGAGGAGGCGACGCACGCGGGCTCGCGCAGGGCGGTGGAGAAACAGCACGCCAAGGGCAAGCTGACCGCCCGGGAGCGGATCGAACTGCTGCTGGACGAGGGTTCCTTCACCGAGCTGGACGAGCTGGCCCGGCACCGTTCCACCAACTTCGGGCTGGAGGCGAACCGGCCCTACGGCGACGGGGTGGTCACCGGCTACGGCACCGTCGAGGGCCGCCCGGTGGCGGTCTTCTCGCAGGACTTCACGGTCTTCGGCGGGGCGCTGGGCGAGGTGTTCGGCGAGAAGATCGTCAAGGTGATGGACTTCGCGCTGAAGACCGGCTGCCCGGTGATCGGGATCAACGACTCCGGCGGCGCGCGCATCCAGGAGGGCGTCACGTCCCTGGGCATGTACGGCGAGATCTTCCGCCGCAACACCCACGCCTCCGGGGTGATCCCGCAGATCAGCCTGATCGTCGGCCCGTGCGCCGGGGGCGCGGTCTACTCCCCCGCGATCACCGACTTCGTGGTGATGGTCGACCAGACCTCGCACATGTTCATCACCGGGCCGGACGTCATCAAGACGGTGACCGGCGAGGACGTCGGAATGGAGGAGCTGGGCGGCGCGCGCACCCACAACACCACCTCCGGCAACGCGCACCACCTGTCGGGCGACGAGAAGGACGCGTTCGAGTACGTCAAGGCGCTGCTGTCCTACCTGCCGAGCAACAACCTGGAGGAGCCGCCCGCCTTCCCCGCCGAGGCGGACCTGGAGCCCACCGACGAGGACCGCGAGCTGGACACGCTGATCCCCGACTCGGCCAACCAGCCGTACGACATGCACAAGGTCGTCGAACACGTGCTGGACGACGGCGAGTTCCTGGAGACCCAGGCCCTCTTCGCGCCGAACATCCTGACCGGTCTGGGCCGGATCGAGGGCCGGCCGGTGGGCGTGGTCGCCAACCAGCCGCTCCAGTTCGCCGGCTGCCTGGACATCAACGCCTCGGAGAAGGCCGCGCGCTTCGTGCGGACCTGCGACAGCTTCAACATCCCGGTGGTCACCTTCGTCGACGTCCCCGGCTTCCTGCCCGGCACCAGCCAGGAGTGGGACGGCATCATCCGCCGCGGCGCCAAGCTGATCTACGCCTACGCCGAGGCGACCGTCCCGCTCATCACCATCATCACCCGCAAGGCGTACGGCGGCGCGTACGACGTGATGGGCTCCAAGCACCTGGGCGCGGACCTCAACCTCGCCTGGCCGACGGCCCAAATCGCCGTGATGGGCGCGCAGGGCGCGGTCAACATCCTGCACCGCCGCACCCTGGCCGAGGCGGCCACCCCCGAGGAGGCCGACGAGCTGCGCCAGCGGCTGGTCACCGACTACGAGGACACGCTGCTGAATCCTTACGTCGCGGCCGAGCGCGGCTACGTCGACGCGGTCGTCGAGCCGTCCAGGACCCGCGCCCACCTCGTCAAGGCGCTGCGGACGCTGCGCAACAAGCGCGAGAGCCTGCCGCCGAAGAAGCACGGCAACATCCCGCTGTGA
- a CDS encoding biotin--[acetyl-CoA-carboxylase] ligase: MTSSRWSDLERPPLNAVALRRAVVVPEAVWTSLDVVQATGSTNSDLSARAASGAPEGAVLVAEEQTTGRGRLDRRWSAPARSGLFFSVLLRPGEAAATPDGVRPPVPVHRWGWLPLLAGVATATALSRAAGVDTALKWPNDLLLTVEGEERKAGGILAERVGETAVVIGIGLNVSLRAEELPVPTATSLALAGAAGTDRDPLLRAVLRSLGDWYDAWRAEGGDPAASRLQQTYAAGCATLGRQVRAELPGGRDLSGTAVAVDGDGRLVIAGPQGEQPVGAGDVVHLRPTEGE; this comes from the coding sequence ATGACCTCCAGCCGCTGGTCCGACCTGGAACGGCCCCCGCTCAACGCCGTGGCCCTGCGCAGGGCGGTGGTCGTGCCGGAAGCGGTGTGGACCTCGCTCGACGTGGTGCAGGCCACCGGCTCCACCAACAGCGACCTGTCCGCCCGGGCCGCGAGCGGCGCGCCGGAGGGCGCGGTGCTCGTCGCCGAGGAGCAGACCACGGGACGCGGCCGGCTGGACCGGCGGTGGAGCGCCCCGGCCCGCTCCGGGCTGTTCTTCTCGGTGCTGCTGCGCCCGGGAGAGGCAGCCGCGACCCCCGACGGCGTCCGCCCGCCGGTGCCCGTGCACCGGTGGGGGTGGCTGCCGCTGCTCGCCGGAGTGGCCACCGCCACCGCGCTGTCCCGCGCCGCCGGGGTGGACACGGCACTCAAATGGCCCAACGACCTGCTGCTCACCGTCGAGGGCGAGGAGCGCAAGGCCGGCGGCATCCTCGCCGAGCGGGTCGGGGAGACCGCCGTGGTCATCGGCATCGGGCTCAACGTGTCGCTGCGCGCCGAGGAACTGCCCGTCCCGACCGCCACCTCGCTCGCGCTCGCCGGCGCCGCCGGCACCGACCGCGACCCGCTGCTGCGGGCGGTGCTGCGCTCGCTCGGCGACTGGTACGACGCCTGGCGGGCGGAGGGCGGCGACCCGGCCGCGTCCCGGCTCCAGCAGACCTACGCGGCCGGCTGCGCCACCCTCGGCCGGCAGGTGCGGGCCGAGCTGCCAGGTGGCCGCGACCTGTCCGGCACGGCGGTGGCGGTCGACGGCGACGGGCGGCTGGTGATCGCCGGGCCGCAGGGCGAGCAGCCGGTCGGGGCGGGGGACGTCGTCCATCTGCGCCCCACCGAAGGAGAGTGA